CAAACTGCCATGGTAGTCTCACTTAGCCCTCTCGCCAGCCTTTGCCTAGGAGCAGTACGCGGCTGGGTCCGCGTTGCCCGCTGTCGCAAGGGTGGCCAAATTGACAGGTACGGCGTTGCTTGGACAAGGCTGCCGGCCAGCGAGCTGCGCGATCAGCTTGCAAAGGAATTCCAGGTACGGGTAAGCACCCGATCGGTGCAGCGTGCGCTGAAGGAATTGGCCGAGGCGAACCAAGTACGTCGTGAACAACGCTGGAAGCACCGGTACAAGAGAGACTACTGGTACACCCTGCCAGCTGGTCAAGAGGATGCCGACATGACCACGCCACGCACGATTTCAGGTGTCCGACGTCAGTCGCAACAACGCAACAATCCAGTACCTATTGAAGCGACAAAGAAAGGAGTTCATTTTCTATCTACTCGGTTCAAGAAAACTCATTTCTTATCTGAGGGGGTGTCAGCCAAGGCCGGCGAAAGCCAAGAGGGAGAGAAGAAGGATCAAGCAAGCAACACAGCCAGGGAAAACCGCCTGCAACTGCGCCGCCTGAGCCCTGCCAAAGGCTTTGCACCTACAAACCGGAAGGTTCGACCCGTAGAAAGGCCAGAGCGCCTCATAGGGCTTGATCCCCAGGGACGAGCTCTCAAGGAGGTTTGGGTCGGAGGCAAGAAGCATCTGGTGATCGACTGACGGCATTGCGCAGTAGGGACTGGCATCGACATCGATCAAGCCGCAAGGCTGAGTGGATTAGTGCCTTTGCCTGCCAGGAAGAACCGGGAGGTTCGGCCTAGATAGCCGGTATGAGCAACAGCGTTCAGCCTCCCGGCTCATGCCGCGGAGCTGCTGAGGCTCTGCCAAGCCGAATCACTGCAGATCCCTGAGTAAGACTTGCGACAGGCCGAACCGGGATGCCACCGGCATCCTGACCTGAAGAGTGAACTGGTTCGGCACAAGCTGTCAGGAGGCCGTTTACGGCCTCCCATGGCCCCGCTTCAAGGCAGATGGATAGAGATGACAAGTAGGCCGTAAACCACCGCAAGAGAGCGATTTCTGCGGTGCAGAGCAAGTGAGCTACGGCGGTGTAAAGACCGACCGGGAGAGCTGAGGGCAGACCGAGCTAGAGCCTGGGGTGTTCAGTGCCCCACCAGAGCTCTGGCAAAGGTGGTTCCCAGAAGCTTTGCGCACCAAGGAAAGCCATGGTCAATCAAGACCGGCTGCCCCAGTCTGCGAGCAATCTCATCGGCACTAGGAGTTGCGGGCCTGCCTCAAGCGCTGCTAGCGCAGAGTTTCTCATTGCAAAGGCAGGCCAGCTGAAGCCCATTTCAAAATGGGCTCTAAATGGGGTTTCTAGCCGCTTACCGATCAGGCAAGACCGATCTGGGAAAGAATGCCCTGACCTGTGAGC
Above is a window of cyanobiont of Ornithocercus magnificus DNA encoding:
- a CDS encoding ArsR family transcriptional regulator; its protein translation is MVVSLSPLASLCLGAVRGWVRVARCRKGGQIDRYGVAWTRLPASELRDQLAKEFQVRVSTRSVQRALKELAEANQVRREQRWKHRYKRDYWYTLPAGQEDADMTTPRTISGVRRQSQQRNNPVPIEATKKGVHFLSTRFKKTHFLSEGVSAKAGESQEGEKKDQASNTARENRLQLRRLSPAKGFAPTNRKVRPVERPERLIGLDPQGRALKEVWVGGKKHLVID